The following coding sequences are from one bacterium window:
- the trpD gene encoding anthranilate phosphoribosyltransferase, translating into MIRALIGKVVAKENLSREEARAGMEFIMNGEATPAQIAAWITGLRMKGESVEEITGCAQAMRSLATTIQVTGEPVALESDGSNRAEEIIVDTCGTGGDGAQTFNISTAVAFVAAAGGLTVAKHGNRAVSSKCGSADVLEALGVNLKLTPAQVQACIQEIRIGFLFAPLYHMAMKHAAGPRKEIGIRTIFNILGPLANPAGATVQVLGVFDPGLTSVMAAVLKELGIQQAMVVHGHGTLDEFSLTGPTTVSELKKGEVKTYQVLPSDFGMPQSDAKELRGGTVEENSAIILDIFKGKTGPKTNAVVINAAAVFVVAGKVSDLKKGAELAHDVIQSGKALEKLEALIAVSKRIGRGDS; encoded by the coding sequence ATGATCAGGGCGCTTATTGGCAAGGTGGTGGCAAAGGAAAATTTAAGCCGCGAGGAAGCCCGGGCCGGTATGGAATTTATCATGAACGGCGAAGCCACGCCTGCACAGATCGCGGCTTGGATAACCGGGCTGCGCATGAAGGGTGAATCTGTAGAGGAAATTACCGGGTGCGCTCAGGCCATGCGCAGTCTGGCCACGACAATACAGGTGACCGGTGAACCGGTTGCACTGGAAAGCGACGGCAGCAACCGTGCTGAGGAAATTATTGTGGATACCTGCGGTACCGGGGGGGATGGTGCTCAGACATTTAATATTTCCACTGCAGTGGCGTTTGTAGCCGCTGCCGGCGGATTGACGGTTGCCAAGCACGGGAACCGGGCGGTTTCATCCAAATGTGGGAGCGCGGATGTATTGGAGGCGCTGGGTGTGAATCTGAAATTGACGCCGGCGCAGGTTCAGGCCTGTATTCAGGAAATCCGGATAGGTTTTTTATTTGCGCCGCTTTACCATATGGCCATGAAGCATGCCGCCGGTCCGCGCAAGGAAATCGGGATTCGCACTATTTTTAATATACTGGGACCGTTGGCCAATCCGGCCGGAGCAACAGTACAGGTATTGGGCGTGTTTGATCCGGGGTTGACCTCGGTGATGGCGGCGGTATTAAAGGAGCTGGGGATACAACAGGCCATGGTGGTGCATGGTCATGGGACGCTGGATGAATTTTCTTTGACCGGCCCTACCACGGTGAGTGAATTAAAAAAGGGCGAGGTGAAGACCTACCAGGTTTTGCCTTCGGATTTTGGGATGCCGCAATCAGATGCAAAAGAATTGCGGGGTGGTACGGTGGAAGAAAATTCCGCGATTATTCTGGATATCTTCAAAGGCAAGACCGGTCCCAAGACCAATGCGGTGGTGATCAATGCAGCTGCTGTTTTTGTCGTGGCCGGTAAAGTTTCTGATCTGAAAAAAGGGGCTGAACTGGCACACGATGTCATTCAATCCGGGAAAGCGCTGGAGAAGCTGGAAGCCCTGATTGCTGTGAGTAAACGGATCGGTAGGGGCGATTCATGA
- a CDS encoding HAMP domain-containing histidine kinase, with amino-acid sequence MKVWESLKKWKQLRLLFIGAGIGGLMIAVVGSIYVNLQAMEQDQVLEYRNTAMKLSDLTMNFYLKGQYENIEDMMKVQTQTSAIQYMAFNMGGQPRYTAGNGSNLKMTEKILRQTGAAEIKIIRKQRYVYLNIPFVEAEDVIQKQSSLLVVFSLEEFQKNKKSILWSIVGIVSLVTGSVVLFYLLAKTSHQLQERNRELAETSRKLKVEEQTKTGMIKAIAHDALHYVTVIQMINDNLKAQAKNTKQAMDILPFVNDIIESNGSLTKLLEDLKYNEYLSRGLVIENPVKIQFVEFLSTILTSLKEMFSKKNIQCEFFHENPTAYVFVDRELIKRVVFNLLHNAFKYTRRDSKIKVWCRQEADKIVTFIQDAGAGIPEKQWEIIFDPSVRLADSDFVRPEDKRGTGLGLTNSRKSVELYQGKLGVYKSAKNIGTTFYFSLPLVPAENAGSTGDDL; translated from the coding sequence TTGAAAGTTTGGGAGTCACTAAAAAAATGGAAGCAACTCAGATTGCTCTTTATCGGCGCGGGGATTGGCGGGCTCATGATCGCGGTCGTAGGATCTATTTATGTCAATTTACAGGCCATGGAGCAAGATCAGGTTTTGGAATACCGGAACACGGCCATGAAATTAAGCGACCTGACCATGAATTTTTATCTCAAAGGCCAGTATGAAAATATCGAGGATATGATGAAGGTACAAACCCAAACTTCAGCCATTCAATACATGGCATTTAATATGGGCGGCCAACCCCGCTACACAGCCGGCAATGGCTCTAATTTGAAAATGACGGAAAAGATTCTTCGGCAAACAGGGGCTGCGGAAATAAAAATAATCCGCAAACAGCGGTACGTTTATTTAAATATTCCTTTTGTCGAAGCGGAAGATGTGATCCAAAAGCAGAGCAGTTTATTGGTGGTTTTTTCTCTGGAGGAATTTCAAAAAAATAAAAAAAGTATTCTTTGGTCGATTGTCGGTATTGTCAGCCTGGTAACCGGATCGGTCGTTCTCTTTTACCTGCTGGCTAAGACCTCGCATCAACTGCAGGAAAGGAATCGGGAGCTGGCGGAAACCAGTCGGAAACTCAAAGTGGAAGAACAGACCAAGACCGGCATGATCAAGGCCATTGCGCATGATGCTTTGCACTATGTCACCGTGATTCAGATGATTAATGATAATTTAAAAGCGCAGGCAAAAAATACGAAGCAAGCAATGGATATCCTGCCTTTTGTCAATGACATTATAGAAAGCAATGGTTCACTGACCAAGCTGTTGGAGGACCTTAAATACAATGAGTACCTCAGTCGTGGTTTGGTGATTGAAAATCCTGTAAAAATCCAATTTGTTGAATTTCTCAGCACCATTCTTACCAGTTTGAAAGAAATGTTTTCCAAGAAAAACATTCAGTGTGAGTTTTTTCATGAAAATCCGACTGCGTATGTTTTTGTTGATCGCGAATTGATCAAACGGGTGGTGTTTAATCTGCTGCACAATGCATTTAAATATACCCGGCGGGACAGTAAGATTAAGGTATGGTGCCGGCAGGAAGCGGATAAGATTGTGACCTTTATTCAGGATGCAGGGGCGGGGATTCCGGAAAAGCAATGGGAAATTATTTTTGATCCTTCGGTCAGACTTGCAGACAGTGATTTTGTCCGGCCGGAAGACAAACGCGGTACGGGTTTGGGGCTGACTAATTCCAGAAAATCCGTTGAATTGTATCAAGGGAAACTGGGGGTGTATAAAAGCGCGAAAAATATTGGGACGACTTTTTACTTTTCGCTGCCGCTGGTGCCGGCGGAAAATGCAGGTTCGACAGGAGATGATCTATGA
- a CDS encoding DUF933 domain-containing protein, translated as MQIGFLGAESSGKTTLFELLSNTQGAYLSPDKANTATVDVPDDRIDQLTALYQPKKTIFAKITFVDINRLAPGDRENNNKSLNHLKLMDTLAIVINGYAQNQDGKKMQKELDFCLSELILSDLDQVERKLTKIKKTNKPAVLVGMPEKEIFEKLNATLEANKCLSELELPPEVWKELQSYSFLTRKSMFAVVNLSEEQGVEGPPGIIEFEQYANSLNFPVVRIYAKLDKDLQELPPDEKAVFAQEYNLPLDGKNTFIQQAYATAGLISFLTVGKDEVRAWTVKKDCPVKEAAGTIHNDLMNFFVRAEVISYKKLMECGSEQEATKRGLLRAEKKEYPVQDGDILHILSTK; from the coding sequence ATGCAAATCGGTTTTCTAGGCGCTGAATCCAGCGGAAAAACAACCTTATTTGAACTGCTTAGCAATACCCAGGGAGCCTATCTCTCCCCTGACAAAGCCAATACCGCTACGGTCGATGTTCCGGATGACCGGATTGATCAATTAACCGCGCTCTATCAACCCAAAAAAACCATTTTTGCCAAAATAACTTTTGTCGACATCAACCGTCTCGCCCCCGGCGACCGCGAAAACAACAATAAATCATTAAATCATCTTAAATTGATGGATACACTGGCCATCGTGATCAATGGCTACGCCCAGAATCAGGATGGAAAAAAAATGCAAAAAGAACTCGATTTTTGTCTTTCCGAGCTCATCCTTTCCGACCTGGATCAAGTGGAGCGCAAGCTGACCAAAATTAAAAAAACCAATAAACCGGCCGTGCTTGTCGGTATGCCGGAAAAAGAAATTTTTGAAAAACTCAATGCAACTCTGGAAGCAAACAAATGTCTTTCCGAGCTGGAACTGCCGCCGGAGGTCTGGAAAGAACTTCAATCCTATAGCTTTCTGACGCGCAAATCCATGTTCGCGGTTGTCAACCTTTCAGAAGAACAGGGTGTGGAAGGGCCTCCGGGAATCATTGAATTTGAGCAGTATGCCAATTCCCTCAACTTCCCGGTTGTCCGTATCTATGCCAAACTGGACAAAGATCTCCAGGAACTTCCCCCGGATGAAAAAGCGGTTTTTGCGCAAGAATATAACCTGCCCCTGGATGGGAAAAATACGTTTATCCAACAGGCGTATGCCACCGCCGGTTTAATCAGTTTTCTCACTGTGGGCAAAGATGAAGTCCGGGCGTGGACCGTAAAAAAAGACTGCCCGGTCAAGGAAGCGGCCGGTACCATCCACAATGATTTGATGAACTTTTTTGTCCGCGCTGAGGTTATTTCTTATAAAAAACTGATGGAATGCGGTTCGGAACAGGAAGCCACCAAACGGGGATTGTTGCGGGCGGAAAAAAAAGAATATCCGGTCCAGGATGGAGACATCCTGCATATTCTTTCCACGAAATAG
- a CDS encoding sigma-54 dependent transcriptional regulator encodes MNSVLVVDDDPIIVSNIIKGFEMERFAAEGTSDYRETIRIIESKHPDIVILDVFWGNSEDSFGIDVLREIREKWDKDALPVFMITAQGESAQLLESMNLGATDFISKPFTIAGLIERVKRTLEEGPVPPDADPLEPWSERIAGRSKPILDLTMNVWKAVRDKSDILILGETGTGKDLVARMYHQQSMWCQKPLKIIYCPNVSDTLFESQLFGHRKGAFTGANEDRAGDLREADGGIALLNEIGELTDIQQQKLLNFLETKRIKPLGSNEDIHLDVVVLAATNRPLKKMVDEGIFRNDLYQRLSKGVLLETPPLRKYLDDIPYLVEHIIQEINLTATSKIHDIDRDVIELFQQLYWDGNVRQLKNCIFEGARRCIGGKIILHDVAGYIERHCIKFLDEEKMLCLEDFNLQLDTAYPVFKQKLKDAEKKYLVHHLQKNNWQVPKTAESIGIKHRQRLNELMREFKIKKDQ; translated from the coding sequence ATGAATAGCGTGTTGGTGGTGGATGACGATCCCATTATTGTGTCAAATATCATTAAAGGATTTGAAATGGAGCGGTTTGCCGCCGAGGGAACTTCGGATTACCGCGAAACGATCCGGATTATAGAATCAAAACATCCGGATATTGTTATCCTGGATGTTTTCTGGGGAAACAGTGAAGATAGCTTTGGCATTGATGTGCTGCGCGAGATTCGGGAAAAATGGGACAAAGATGCTTTGCCGGTTTTTATGATTACCGCCCAGGGGGAATCAGCCCAGCTGCTTGAATCCATGAACCTGGGCGCGACGGATTTTATCAGCAAACCATTTACCATCGCCGGGTTGATTGAACGGGTTAAACGGACCCTGGAAGAGGGCCCGGTCCCGCCGGACGCTGATCCGCTGGAACCTTGGAGTGAACGCATTGCGGGAAGATCAAAACCGATCTTGGATTTAACCATGAATGTGTGGAAAGCGGTTCGGGATAAATCAGATATACTGATTTTAGGAGAGACAGGTACGGGAAAAGACCTGGTGGCCAGAATGTACCATCAACAAAGTATGTGGTGCCAAAAACCGCTTAAAATTATTTATTGTCCCAATGTGAGCGATACGTTATTTGAATCACAATTGTTCGGTCATCGCAAAGGGGCTTTCACCGGCGCAAATGAGGATCGGGCCGGTGATTTGCGGGAAGCTGATGGCGGGATTGCATTGCTCAACGAGATTGGGGAGTTGACGGATATTCAACAACAGAAATTACTTAATTTTTTAGAGACCAAGCGGATTAAACCTTTAGGGAGTAATGAAGATATCCATCTTGATGTTGTTGTTTTGGCAGCCACCAACCGGCCTTTGAAAAAGATGGTGGATGAGGGGATTTTCCGGAATGATTTATATCAGCGTTTGAGTAAAGGGGTTTTACTGGAAACTCCGCCATTGCGCAAATACCTGGATGATATTCCGTATCTGGTGGAGCATATTATCCAGGAAATTAATCTGACTGCGACAAGTAAAATTCACGATATTGATAGGGATGTTATTGAGCTTTTTCAACAGTTGTATTGGGATGGCAATGTTCGTCAATTGAAAAACTGTATTTTTGAAGGCGCCCGGCGCTGTATTGGCGGGAAAATTATTTTGCATGATGTTGCCGGCTATATTGAACGACATTGCATCAAATTTCTTGATGAAGAAAAAATGCTCTGCTTGGAAGACTTTAACCTGCAATTGGATACGGCCTATCCGGTGTTTAAACAAAAACTAAAAGATGCCGAGAAAAAATATTTAGTCCATCATTTGCAAAAAAATAACTGGCAAGTTCCCAAAACTGCGGAAAGTATTGGGATCAAACATCGTCAGCGATTGAATGAATTAATGCGGGAATTTAAAATTAAGAAGGATCAATAA
- the bcp gene encoding thioredoxin-dependent thiol peroxidase, with protein sequence MTQLKVRDQAPDFTLDDQSGDKVRLRDFRGKIVVLYFYSKDGTPGCTREACDFRDYEKDFTRLNVVVLGVSRDSREKHRKFMEKYGLPFRLLADEELHTLKAYGVWQMKKMMGCESMGVIRSTFVINPIGKIDKIYYKVRVGGHVANVLDELKKELR encoded by the coding sequence ATGACTCAGTTGAAGGTCCGTGACCAGGCGCCGGATTTTACACTGGATGATCAATCAGGTGATAAAGTCAGATTAAGAGATTTTCGCGGGAAAATTGTTGTGCTCTATTTTTATTCCAAAGATGGTACGCCGGGATGTACCCGGGAAGCCTGCGATTTTCGTGATTATGAAAAAGATTTTACCCGCTTGAATGTGGTAGTGCTGGGGGTTTCCAGGGATAGCCGGGAAAAGCACAGGAAATTCATGGAAAAATACGGACTGCCGTTTCGGTTGCTGGCGGATGAAGAATTACATACATTGAAGGCCTATGGTGTATGGCAGATGAAAAAAATGATGGGGTGTGAATCCATGGGGGTTATCCGTTCCACCTTCGTTATCAATCCCATCGGGAAAATTGATAAAATTTATTATAAAGTCAGGGTGGGCGGACATGTGGCCAATGTGCTGGATGAATTGAAAAAGGAGTTGCGGTAA
- a CDS encoding RNA polymerase sigma factor has product MHTQTDTQLILAFKNGQRAAGEEITQRYYSKILFMCSKYLNSVPDGEDAAQEVFFKVIAEKKIISFRGQSKLSTWLIRVAINVCKSQFRNRSTKKLNLMDQEGMNLMEETVPCKRKSPEENFIKAEIQEKVQDAIEGLPRKCKKAMYSIYIRDYSYKEAAKELNIPVNILGVRLMYGRKLIFQFLRKEIRQDCSFGLLDIHPRIQMALN; this is encoded by the coding sequence ATGCATACTCAAACAGATACACAACTTATTTTGGCTTTTAAAAACGGACAGCGGGCAGCGGGCGAGGAAATAACACAGCGCTATTATTCGAAAATTTTATTTATGTGTTCAAAGTATCTCAACTCGGTTCCGGATGGAGAGGATGCAGCGCAAGAAGTGTTTTTTAAAGTTATTGCAGAGAAAAAAATTATCTCTTTTCGCGGTCAATCGAAACTCTCCACCTGGTTGATACGCGTGGCAATCAATGTTTGCAAATCTCAGTTCCGTAACCGGAGTACCAAAAAATTGAATCTCATGGATCAAGAAGGCATGAATCTTATGGAAGAAACAGTGCCTTGTAAGCGGAAAAGTCCCGAAGAGAATTTTATTAAAGCAGAGATTCAGGAAAAAGTACAAGATGCCATTGAAGGACTCCCCCGGAAGTGCAAAAAAGCCATGTATTCCATTTATATTCGTGATTACTCCTACAAAGAAGCTGCCAAAGAATTGAATATTCCTGTGAATATTCTTGGTGTACGTCTTATGTACGGAAGAAAATTGATATTTCAATTTTTAAGAAAAGAAATCCGACAGGATTGTTCGTTCGGGTTACTGGATATCCATCCCAGGATACAGATGGCGCTGAACTAA
- a CDS encoding T9SS type A sorting domain-containing protein, protein MAPEFGMSYRAGANTMDSLPGECRVSPSMERVKISPPRPEEIYKHREASHKANISRQKYRGLPARRTVSGECRMPGKPVDFYPTMKKSLSCILFVVACLLMFRSGWADWSYNYDTAWMDDFSQGAPDTQPSRWQDADNGGREVELIYSYQDSYAALTRSAETMETGDVFSENIHCNVDVFDTVEIRVVDSISTSVTSWSIGLQESSGDRRYHILHDFTGATGTFSFHMRDMTGWSGTQDFSIRLAMKGAVGEYLVIDYVSIFRNPTDKKSFWREDFVGEPNTQIRSWWDETEDNTLNAEIRYSDSTLASSGNIELIDDGGNSLAPWGKVLSPGIIWDTEVYDHIEMQITSVAINTSWQLWVRELGNGWPGVSITAGSGDGVFTFDVHDIPGWLWSGPTLMAFELYIEGTQVGVNYDLDYIQVYRPQATPTPVVPVPTPSPTAAVFPQGGFATPNPFLPNRGEKVFFNFILSGSQSAYTIRIMNLQGRIVKKLASKNEWDGRDNQGRLCEGGIYIYQIESGDKRVSGKLVLIH, encoded by the coding sequence ATGGCACCTGAATTTGGAATGAGTTATCGTGCTGGCGCGAACACGATGGACAGCCTGCCCGGCGAATGCCGGGTAAGTCCATCAATGGAGCGAGTAAAAATATCGCCGCCCCGACCGGAAGAGATATACAAGCATCGGGAGGCTTCGCACAAGGCGAACATCTCCCGACAAAAATACCGCGGGCTGCCTGCCCGGCGTACCGTGTCCGGCGAATGCCGGATGCCGGGTAAGCCTGTGGATTTTTATCCGACGATGAAAAAATCACTAAGCTGCATTTTGTTTGTCGTCGCTTGTTTGCTGATGTTTCGCAGCGGTTGGGCTGACTGGAGTTATAATTATGATACCGCCTGGATGGATGATTTTAGTCAGGGAGCGCCGGATACCCAGCCAAGTCGCTGGCAGGATGCCGACAATGGCGGGCGGGAAGTTGAACTGATTTACAGTTATCAGGATTCTTATGCGGCGCTAACCAGATCCGCTGAAACCATGGAAACGGGGGATGTTTTCTCAGAAAACATCCACTGCAATGTGGATGTTTTTGATACCGTGGAAATTCGGGTTGTGGATTCCATTTCTACCAGTGTGACATCATGGAGTATTGGTTTGCAGGAAAGCAGTGGTGATAGGCGCTACCACATTTTGCATGACTTCACCGGGGCCACCGGGACATTTTCCTTCCACATGCGCGATATGACCGGGTGGTCCGGGACGCAGGATTTTAGTATTCGTCTTGCCATGAAGGGTGCTGTGGGGGAGTATTTAGTGATTGACTATGTCAGCATTTTTAGAAATCCAACAGACAAAAAGTCCTTCTGGCGTGAGGATTTCGTGGGAGAACCCAATACTCAGATCAGATCATGGTGGGACGAGACCGAGGACAATACGTTGAATGCTGAGATTCGTTATTCTGATTCAACCCTGGCATCCTCGGGTAATATTGAACTTATTGATGATGGCGGTAATTCCCTGGCGCCTTGGGGCAAAGTCCTCTCGCCGGGCATTATTTGGGATACTGAAGTGTATGATCACATCGAAATGCAGATTACCAGTGTGGCAATCAATACTTCCTGGCAATTATGGGTGAGAGAGTTGGGCAATGGCTGGCCCGGAGTCTCGATAACAGCGGGTTCCGGTGACGGGGTATTTACGTTTGATGTGCATGATATACCGGGCTGGCTGTGGAGTGGGCCGACCTTGATGGCATTTGAATTGTATATTGAGGGGACGCAAGTAGGTGTGAATTATGATCTTGATTATATACAGGTTTACCGTCCGCAGGCAACGCCAACGCCGGTTGTCCCTGTCCCGACACCCAGCCCTACGGCAGCTGTTTTTCCTCAGGGAGGTTTTGCCACCCCCAATCCTTTTTTGCCCAACCGCGGAGAGAAGGTCTTTTTTAATTTTATCCTATCCGGAAGTCAAAGCGCATATACCATCAGGATTATGAATTTGCAGGGCCGGATTGTGAAAAAATTAGCATCGAAGAATGAATGGGATGGACGGGACAATCAAGGTCGTTTGTGTGAGGGCGGTATTTATATTTATCAGATTGAGTCGGGGGATAAACGGGTGAGCGGAAAACTTGTACTTATTCATTGA
- a CDS encoding PhnD/SsuA/transferrin family substrate-binding protein — protein MLKKKGFIRYGSVWLGMFFLGAGLMFASPSQAYFIDAVYGVRPAGMGEAFVGIADDANTVLFNPAGISGMKQVEVMGMYSRLYMNLDDRQYTGNQDRIGYSLAATVLPFADAVGSFGLAWSRFYSELYGENQFYLSYARNILKAYNIDLGITLKVLNWSVSKTAYTESYSEWEKWGGTLDAGILSSPFEGFQVGISADNLVPADMGLYSEAITPVALRVGAAYFLPWEIDGLESMRTQLELHARNESYNIKFGFETWLAGKEIGLRTGVNLDQVTLGFSYWKKLSSQPFELHFDYAFAYPFYVMETIGSHRAGVTLSWDPHYSRQQLAAAVHQATQDKQAISRRLEETSHELEASEMEITGLEEKVSAMQEELQRAKQARRERQAEAEVRAQKLDRDRAEQYPVNINPVIVIGYETKLLSDYAYIQAVREQVEKLEIYLKQQTGYTFVRRGFSSPEEITYAFQQGEIDIAIPSSGIFSTLYKQGIADPFLTFTYQGKDFQKYLLFVREDNPIMTLNELKQKKVGYLNSLCIKRLERYLSQSLPNYPSGKFFKTTRKMDSARGGIMALRLQDIDVLVGLEYIETILRRETEGNQGIRILDKYGFGPNAPVFIRTGLREDKRKKIKHVQDILLNAHTVPECSSFMKFFFFDKISLFQEEKYEQFFKDQ, from the coding sequence ATGCTGAAAAAAAAAGGTTTCATTCGCTATGGTTCCGTTTGGCTGGGTATGTTTTTCCTGGGTGCGGGACTGATGTTCGCAAGTCCGTCGCAGGCATATTTTATTGATGCGGTCTATGGCGTGCGTCCCGCCGGGATGGGTGAGGCGTTTGTCGGGATTGCCGATGATGCCAATACCGTGCTGTTTAATCCGGCGGGTATTTCCGGGATGAAACAGGTTGAGGTTATGGGGATGTATTCCAGGCTTTATATGAATTTGGATGACCGGCAGTATACCGGCAATCAGGACCGCATTGGATACAGCCTGGCTGCAACTGTTCTGCCGTTTGCGGATGCCGTTGGTTCGTTTGGTTTGGCCTGGTCGCGGTTTTATTCAGAACTCTATGGAGAAAATCAGTTTTATCTATCTTATGCCAGAAATATTTTAAAGGCTTACAATATTGATTTAGGGATCACGCTTAAGGTGTTGAACTGGTCGGTTTCCAAGACGGCGTATACAGAGTCTTATTCAGAATGGGAGAAGTGGGGCGGAACCCTGGATGCAGGAATTTTAAGTTCGCCGTTTGAAGGATTCCAGGTGGGTATCAGTGCGGATAATCTGGTGCCGGCTGATATGGGATTGTATTCGGAGGCGATTACACCGGTTGCCTTGCGCGTGGGTGCGGCTTATTTTCTTCCGTGGGAAATAGACGGCTTGGAGTCGATGCGGACTCAGCTGGAATTGCATGCACGCAATGAAAGCTACAATATAAAATTCGGTTTTGAGACCTGGCTGGCAGGGAAGGAAATAGGGCTGCGGACCGGGGTGAATTTAGATCAAGTCACACTGGGGTTTAGTTACTGGAAGAAATTGTCCAGCCAGCCCTTTGAGCTGCATTTTGACTATGCCTTTGCCTATCCTTTTTATGTTATGGAGACCATCGGATCCCACCGTGCCGGAGTGACACTGAGCTGGGACCCGCATTACTCCAGACAGCAGCTGGCAGCGGCAGTTCATCAGGCCACACAAGATAAGCAGGCTATTTCACGCAGACTGGAAGAGACCTCGCATGAGTTGGAAGCATCGGAAATGGAAATTACCGGATTGGAAGAAAAAGTGAGTGCGATGCAGGAAGAACTTCAAAGAGCGAAACAAGCCAGACGGGAACGTCAGGCGGAGGCTGAGGTGCGTGCCCAAAAGTTGGATCGTGACCGGGCTGAGCAGTATCCGGTTAATATAAATCCTGTGATTGTGATTGGATATGAAACCAAATTATTATCCGATTATGCCTATATTCAAGCGGTTCGTGAGCAGGTGGAAAAACTGGAGATATATTTGAAACAGCAAACCGGTTATACTTTTGTGCGCAGGGGATTTAGCAGCCCCGAGGAGATCACCTATGCTTTTCAACAAGGCGAGATCGATATTGCCATCCCCTCCAGCGGTATTTTTTCCACCTTGTATAAGCAGGGGATTGCAGATCCGTTTTTAACCTTTACCTACCAGGGCAAGGATTTTCAGAAATACCTGTTGTTTGTCCGTGAAGATAATCCGATTATGACGCTCAATGAGTTAAAACAAAAAAAAGTGGGCTATTTAAATTCATTATGTATCAAACGACTAGAACGTTACCTGTCCCAGAGCTTACCCAATTACCCTTCCGGTAAATTTTTCAAGACCACCCGGAAAATGGATTCTGCCCGCGGGGGTATTATGGCGTTGCGTTTGCAGGACATTGATGTATTGGTGGGTTTGGAATATATCGAAACAATTTTACGGCGGGAAACAGAAGGGAATCAGGGAATTCGTATTTTGGATAAATATGGCTTTGGACCCAACGCTCCCGTATTTATCCGCACGGGCTTGAGAGAAGACAAGCGGAAGAAAATTAAGCACGTCCAGGATATTTTGCTCAATGCGCATACTGTTCCCGAATGCAGCAGTTTTATGAAATTTTTCTTTTTTGATAAAATTAGTTTGTTTCAGGAAGAAAAGTATGAGCAGTTTTTTAAAGATCAATAG